A single region of the Austwickia chelonae genome encodes:
- a CDS encoding metallophosphoesterase family protein: MEPGSVRFLHTSDWQLGMTRHFLEGEAQSRYAGARLDAVRGIGQTAREHRCDFVVVAGDVFDSNFLASQTLRRSLDALRTIEVPVYLLPGNHDAHNAATIYRSEIFLRERPEHVHVLDHVGPYPVAPGVELLAAPLTSNAPISDPTTKALEAAQPDGVRRILVAHGQVDAINPDRRDVSAIRLAALEQALSEGSIHYVALGDRHSRLSVGATGMVHYSGTPEVTDFREQLPGDVLLVELSPQGTGQVEEIHVGRWAFQDLAREVNGSDDLDDLDSELSGLPDADRTVVRYALTGTLSLSEHARLQDLLARHTDRLAGCYAWERHAHLAVYVDGTELTDIGVGGFVTAAVNELAAQAETQGAEAAVAGDALALLYRLAKAGER; encoded by the coding sequence ATGGAACCCGGCTCTGTACGTTTCCTGCACACCAGCGACTGGCAGCTCGGCATGACTCGGCACTTCCTGGAGGGAGAAGCACAGTCACGATACGCAGGAGCGCGGCTGGACGCGGTCCGAGGTATCGGACAGACCGCCCGTGAACACCGATGCGATTTCGTAGTCGTTGCCGGTGACGTTTTCGACTCCAACTTCCTTGCTTCCCAGACCCTACGGCGGTCTCTGGACGCGCTACGCACTATCGAGGTCCCGGTCTACCTGCTTCCGGGAAATCACGACGCCCATAACGCGGCCACGATATACCGCTCCGAGATCTTCCTCCGAGAACGCCCGGAACACGTGCATGTCCTTGACCACGTCGGACCGTACCCGGTCGCGCCTGGGGTGGAGCTGCTCGCCGCGCCCTTGACCTCGAATGCCCCTATCAGCGACCCCACCACCAAGGCGCTGGAGGCCGCCCAGCCCGACGGTGTCCGACGGATCCTGGTAGCGCACGGTCAGGTCGATGCGATCAACCCGGATCGACGTGATGTCTCCGCGATCAGACTCGCTGCCCTCGAACAGGCGCTGTCCGAGGGCAGCATCCACTATGTGGCTCTGGGCGACCGCCACTCCCGGCTCTCCGTGGGCGCGACCGGCATGGTTCATTACAGCGGGACACCGGAAGTGACCGACTTCCGCGAGCAGCTCCCCGGCGACGTGCTTCTGGTCGAGCTTTCCCCTCAAGGAACGGGCCAGGTCGAGGAGATCCACGTGGGTCGATGGGCTTTCCAAGATCTAGCCCGTGAGGTCAACGGAAGTGACGACCTGGACGACCTGGACAGTGAGCTCTCGGGCCTGCCCGACGCCGACCGAACCGTCGTCAGATATGCACTGACCGGCACCTTGAGCCTCTCCGAGCATGCTCGTCTCCAGGATCTGCTGGCACGTCACACCGACAGGCTCGCCGGCTGCTACGCCTGGGAAAGGCACGCTCACCTCGCGGTCTACGTCGACGGTACCGAACTCACCGACATCGGAGTCGGAGGTTTTGTCACCGCAGCCGTCAACGAGCTGGCTGCGCAGGCCGAGACCCAAGGCGCAGAGGCAGCTGTGGCCGGAGACGCCCTCGCGCTGCTCTACCGACTCGCCAAGGCAGGGGAACGATGA
- a CDS encoding fluoride efflux transporter FluC — translation MLATPSPVAYRQWPLLLCVGAGGALGTAARASIAQTFPMSPAGFPWATLGVNLCGALALGWLIGFLSDFPDVGIRRVLRLTFGTGFLGGFTTYSTFVVESLLLGADARWLTALLYVAVTLSGGLVAAGVGFSVLPRGRAVGADHGGHES, via the coding sequence ATGCTTGCTACGCCGTCGCCTGTCGCCTACCGGCAGTGGCCCCTTCTGCTGTGTGTCGGTGCAGGAGGTGCCTTGGGCACGGCAGCACGGGCGTCGATTGCCCAGACCTTCCCGATGTCTCCTGCCGGTTTTCCGTGGGCCACATTGGGAGTGAACTTATGTGGCGCATTGGCTCTGGGATGGCTCATCGGGTTTCTGTCCGACTTCCCTGACGTCGGCATCCGCCGGGTGCTCCGACTCACTTTCGGTACCGGATTTCTGGGCGGGTTCACCACATACAGCACCTTCGTGGTGGAGAGTCTCCTGCTGGGTGCCGATGCGAGGTGGCTGACGGCGCTGCTGTATGTCGCTGTCACTCTTTCCGGAGGATTAGTCGCTGCCGGAGTCGGGTTCTCAGTACTTCCCCGGGGGCGAGCGGTCGGAGCAGATCACGGAGGACATGAGTCATGA
- a CDS encoding fluoride efflux transporter FluC produces the protein MIVAVALAGGAGAIVRFVIDGVVSSRSRLTVPVGTLCINVTGSGALGFLIACYGWGSGSAGEELRLLLGVGFLGGYTTFSTACVESVRLAAAEQKKKALFLALGSYAASLLAAALGFVAGGMC, from the coding sequence ATGATCGTCGCGGTGGCTCTCGCCGGCGGTGCAGGAGCGATAGTTCGCTTCGTGATCGACGGCGTCGTGTCCTCTCGGTCACGCCTAACCGTTCCGGTGGGGACTTTGTGTATCAACGTCACCGGATCAGGTGCGCTCGGCTTTCTCATAGCCTGCTACGGCTGGGGAAGCGGCTCAGCTGGCGAAGAACTACGGCTGTTGCTCGGAGTCGGCTTCCTGGGCGGATACACCACGTTCTCGACTGCTTGTGTGGAGTCGGTGCGATTGGCGGCCGCTGAGCAGAAAAAGAAAGCCCTTTTTCTGGCTCTCGGCTCTTATGCAGCAAGTCTCCTTGCCGCAGCATTAGGATTCGTTGCCGGCGGCATGTGCTAA
- a CDS encoding C40 family peptidase, translating to MSKYTVGRHRAPGRLNPVSSFSSAVARGARPAVAATATVAAAGSMALAGTANASPTAPNAVAAEAVVLTGGAVDTTVSYGLPVMAAADEASDASSNFASVALSNRAKPKAEVAESAYDSQGQSKGRSGAVKSYSGAKAKGAMNPAPKGSVLGVAASLSGIPYLWGGTTPSGFDCSGYVQYVFRQAGISLPRTSGAQRAATTPVSNPQPGDLVFFGTWHVGIYAGNGMMYDAPTAGQSTGLHKIWSNNVSYGRVG from the coding sequence GTGTCTAAGTACACTGTCGGGCGCCACCGCGCCCCCGGTCGTCTCAACCCGGTCTCGTCCTTCTCATCCGCCGTGGCGCGAGGTGCCCGTCCTGCTGTTGCCGCTACCGCAACGGTTGCTGCCGCCGGAAGCATGGCTCTGGCAGGCACTGCGAATGCGTCGCCGACGGCCCCTAACGCTGTAGCTGCTGAGGCTGTCGTCCTCACCGGTGGTGCTGTTGACACCACCGTTTCCTACGGCCTCCCGGTCATGGCTGCTGCTGATGAAGCCAGCGATGCCTCCAGCAACTTCGCTTCGGTCGCGCTCTCGAACCGCGCCAAGCCGAAGGCCGAGGTCGCGGAGAGCGCTTACGACTCTCAGGGCCAGTCCAAGGGACGCTCCGGCGCGGTCAAGTCCTACTCCGGAGCCAAGGCCAAGGGTGCGATGAACCCGGCGCCCAAGGGCAGCGTCCTTGGTGTTGCCGCCAGCCTCTCTGGCATCCCTTACCTCTGGGGCGGAACCACTCCTTCCGGATTCGACTGCTCTGGCTACGTGCAGTACGTCTTCCGTCAGGCTGGGATCTCCCTCCCTCGTACTTCTGGCGCGCAGCGTGCAGCCACCACGCCGGTCTCCAACCCGCAGCCCGGTGACCTGGTCTTCTTCGGGACCTGGCACGTGGGAATCTACGCCGGTAACGGGATGATGTACGACGCACCCACCGCTGGCCAGAGCACGGGTCTCCACAAGATCTGGAGCAACAACGTCAGCTACGGACGCGTGGGCTGA
- a CDS encoding metal-dependent transcriptional regulator, with translation MTELIDTTEMYLRIIFELEEEGTAVLRARIVDRLGHSGPTVSQTVARMERDGLLAVQPDRSLLLSEEGRRRATRVMRKHRLAERLLVDVIGLEYEYVHAEACRWEHVMSDRVERKILALLDSSTQSPYGNPIPGLDELGVEPGKEVRAVVVPLASLHDRRGGHVEVRRLGEALQDDAEILGMLQDVGVVPEAHVRVSWTDEGWRIGSSAESDLVISRDVAAQIWVTLPQRYLNEE, from the coding sequence GTGACCGAGCTGATCGACACCACGGAGATGTATCTGCGGATCATCTTCGAATTAGAGGAAGAGGGGACGGCTGTCCTTCGTGCCCGCATCGTGGACCGTCTGGGGCACTCCGGCCCGACGGTTTCACAGACGGTGGCGCGCATGGAGCGTGACGGCCTGCTGGCCGTGCAGCCGGACCGGAGTTTGTTGCTCTCGGAGGAGGGGCGGCGTCGCGCAACGAGGGTCATGCGAAAGCATCGGCTCGCGGAGCGGCTGTTGGTGGACGTCATCGGGCTGGAGTACGAGTACGTCCATGCGGAAGCCTGCCGCTGGGAACATGTCATGAGTGACCGGGTCGAGCGCAAGATCTTGGCGCTGCTCGACAGCAGTACTCAGAGCCCCTACGGAAATCCGATCCCTGGGTTGGACGAGTTGGGGGTCGAGCCGGGGAAGGAGGTCCGGGCCGTTGTCGTCCCGCTCGCGAGCCTGCACGATCGTCGCGGGGGGCATGTCGAGGTTCGGCGCTTGGGTGAGGCCTTGCAGGACGACGCCGAGATCCTGGGGATGCTCCAGGATGTTGGTGTGGTCCCCGAGGCGCACGTACGCGTCTCCTGGACGGACGAGGGGTGGCGGATCGGTTCCTCGGCGGAGTCTGATCTCGTGATCTCCCGGGATGTGGCTGCTCAGATCTGGGTGACACTTCCTCAGCGCTACTTGAACGAGGAGTGA
- a CDS encoding citrate synthase 2, with translation MVTLPETPPAFTTAIAEADHNSGCLRYRGVDIRELVDKVTFGEVWGLLVSGNFGAGLPPAEQFPLPVRTGDVRVDVQSALAQLAPIWGFRPLHDIDIDQAREQLGRASTMAMSFIAQSARGANVPVVPEHQIGKAETVVGRFMTRWRGEPDPRHVAALDGYFTVAAEHGLNPSTMTARLIASTGADVAACLSGAVGAISGPLHGGAPSRALRMILEAEAHGDPQAYVRRLLDRGIRLMGFGHRVYGGEDPRATAIRELARRFKAPLFEVASQLEAAALDVLAERHPGQGIGVNMEYWVAVLLHGAEVPPRLFTPMFACARSAGWSAHVLEQKALERPIRPIAHYAGPSPRSAEAVPGWDTLPPAHRFDR, from the coding sequence ATGGTCACCCTTCCAGAGACCCCGCCCGCCTTCACCACGGCGATCGCCGAAGCCGACCACAACTCGGGATGCCTGCGCTACCGCGGCGTCGACATCCGTGAACTCGTCGACAAAGTCACCTTCGGCGAGGTCTGGGGGCTGCTCGTCAGCGGGAACTTCGGAGCAGGTCTTCCGCCTGCTGAACAGTTCCCCTTGCCGGTACGGACCGGAGATGTCCGAGTGGACGTCCAGAGCGCACTGGCCCAACTCGCCCCGATCTGGGGCTTCCGCCCACTGCACGACATCGACATCGACCAAGCCCGAGAGCAACTCGGACGCGCTTCCACGATGGCCATGTCCTTCATCGCCCAATCTGCCCGAGGCGCAAATGTCCCCGTCGTCCCAGAACACCAGATCGGCAAGGCCGAAACAGTCGTAGGACGCTTCATGACCCGATGGCGCGGGGAGCCGGATCCCCGCCACGTGGCAGCTCTCGACGGTTACTTCACCGTCGCAGCCGAACACGGGCTCAACCCCTCGACCATGACCGCCCGGCTCATCGCCTCCACCGGAGCCGACGTCGCAGCCTGCCTCTCAGGCGCGGTCGGCGCCATCAGCGGTCCCCTCCACGGCGGAGCACCCTCCCGCGCGCTCCGCATGATCCTGGAAGCCGAAGCACATGGCGACCCCCAGGCCTACGTACGAAGGCTCCTCGATCGGGGAATCAGGCTGATGGGATTCGGACACCGTGTCTACGGCGGGGAGGACCCTCGGGCCACCGCCATCCGCGAGCTCGCCCGCCGTTTCAAGGCACCGCTGTTCGAGGTCGCCTCTCAACTCGAAGCTGCTGCGCTGGATGTCCTCGCAGAACGTCACCCCGGCCAAGGCATCGGGGTCAACATGGAGTACTGGGTCGCCGTCCTCCTCCATGGCGCTGAGGTACCGCCACGCCTGTTCACCCCCATGTTCGCCTGTGCCCGTTCAGCCGGATGGTCCGCCCACGTCCTGGAGCAGAAGGCCCTGGAACGTCCGATTCGACCGATAGCCCACTATGCAGGCCCGTCCCCCCGCTCCGCAGAGGCAGTTCCCGGCTGGGACACGCTTCCACCCGCGCATCGTTTCGACCGTTGA
- the serC gene encoding phosphoserine transaminase translates to MNEGTHISIPGHLLPQDGRFGCGPSLVPAEHVRELTSSRLLGTSHRQPPVLDLVKELRHGLGELFGLPAGYLVALGNGGTTSFWDAAAFSLVRRQARHGVFGEFSAKFAAVTGGAPFLSAPVIDSAAPGSVALPQADGVCDVLAWPQNETSTGASAPVIRPPGLDEETLVLVDATSAAGGLDVDLSQTDAYYFAPQKNFAADGGLWFAVLSPRALDRIAQIEASTERWIPASLRLATAVELSAQNQTLNTPALTTLLLMNAQIRSLLQRGGLLWAVNRTAENARRLYSWVEQTSYTTCFVTRPEHRSQVVATVDLDPAVDAATVSAVLRRHGVVDTEPYRKLGRNQLRVALFPSIEPDDISALTCCIDHVVSELS, encoded by the coding sequence GTGAACGAGGGCACCCACATCAGCATCCCCGGGCATCTCTTGCCCCAGGACGGACGGTTCGGCTGCGGCCCCTCCTTGGTCCCTGCCGAACACGTCCGTGAGCTGACCTCCTCCCGCCTACTGGGAACATCCCATCGTCAGCCCCCGGTACTCGACCTGGTCAAAGAATTGCGTCACGGATTGGGCGAGCTATTCGGGCTACCCGCCGGATACCTGGTCGCACTCGGCAATGGCGGCACCACGAGTTTCTGGGATGCCGCCGCCTTCTCCCTGGTTCGCCGCCAGGCCCGCCACGGCGTCTTCGGGGAGTTCTCCGCAAAGTTCGCCGCGGTGACCGGAGGGGCGCCTTTTCTCTCCGCTCCCGTGATCGACAGCGCTGCACCCGGCTCAGTCGCACTCCCCCAGGCCGACGGAGTCTGTGACGTCCTGGCCTGGCCACAGAACGAAACCTCCACCGGAGCCTCGGCTCCGGTGATCCGACCACCCGGGCTCGACGAAGAGACCCTCGTCCTCGTGGATGCCACCAGTGCAGCGGGCGGGCTGGACGTCGACCTCTCGCAGACAGACGCGTACTACTTCGCACCGCAAAAGAATTTCGCTGCCGACGGCGGTCTGTGGTTCGCCGTCCTCTCCCCCCGTGCCCTGGACCGGATCGCCCAGATCGAGGCCTCCACCGAGCGCTGGATACCAGCTTCACTGCGTCTGGCCACCGCAGTAGAACTCTCTGCACAGAACCAGACCCTCAACACCCCTGCCCTGACGACCCTGCTGCTCATGAACGCACAGATCCGTAGCCTTCTCCAGCGTGGCGGCCTGCTCTGGGCCGTCAACCGCACTGCGGAGAACGCCCGCCGGCTGTACAGCTGGGTGGAGCAGACCTCGTACACCACCTGTTTCGTCACGAGACCGGAGCACCGGAGCCAGGTCGTCGCCACCGTCGACCTCGACCCAGCGGTCGATGCGGCCACGGTGAGCGCGGTACTGCGCCGCCACGGCGTCGTCGACACCGAGCCCTATCGCAAGCTCGGTCGCAATCAGCTACGCGTCGCGCTCTTCCCGTCGATCGAGCCTGACGACATCAGTGCGCTGACCTGCTGCATCGACCATGTGGTCAGCGAACTGAGCTGA
- a CDS encoding MarR family winged helix-turn-helix transcriptional regulator, with the protein MPLSRKDDSLPEVDVDDLHLEPMAEILHDESRAGELDGLARQGLELRLACQQIARRVRYEAQAGSVAPHHFAVLARLEEGDLPPSEIAELERVSAPSMTRTVKKLVGEGYVHRTQHPTDRRIVLVGLTDAGQALLDEARHRRDLWMTSRLRQLDEKDIALVPELARILGRVASL; encoded by the coding sequence ATGCCGTTATCACGCAAGGACGACTCCCTGCCGGAGGTGGACGTCGATGACCTCCACCTGGAACCGATGGCGGAGATCCTGCATGACGAGTCACGAGCCGGTGAACTCGACGGTTTGGCCAGACAAGGGCTTGAGCTCCGCCTGGCTTGTCAGCAGATAGCACGTCGGGTGCGGTACGAAGCTCAGGCTGGTTCAGTGGCACCTCACCATTTCGCTGTTCTTGCCCGGCTGGAGGAGGGCGACCTTCCTCCAAGTGAGATCGCCGAACTGGAGCGGGTGAGCGCACCCAGCATGACCCGCACGGTGAAGAAGCTCGTGGGCGAGGGTTATGTGCATCGCACACAGCATCCGACGGATCGACGCATTGTGTTGGTGGGGTTGACCGATGCGGGTCAGGCCCTGCTGGACGAGGCACGTCATCGTCGTGACCTGTGGATGACTTCGCGGCTGCGTCAGCTCGACGAGAAGGACATAGCGTTGGTTCCTGAGCTGGCCCGTATTCTCGGTCGCGTCGCCTCTCTGTGA
- a CDS encoding DUF3027 domain-containing protein, whose protein sequence is MRAVAVRHDTILASAVDQARSAASDMADPGTVGDHLGMRMDSERLATHLFVCTAPAYRGWAWAVTVARIARSRHVTICETHLVPGEEALLAPDWIPYAQRLEPGDLGVGDELPYIEEDQHLEQGFEATGEEDVDRTAFHELGLGRRRVLSAEGREAAAQRWYDGDHGPYASVAEKAPEKCSSCGYYLPMAGTMRAVFGVCANAWSPSDGRVVSLDHGCGAHSETDVVAGHPVPVSRPLADEMLWDALTEERV, encoded by the coding sequence GTGAGAGCTGTGGCCGTCAGGCATGACACGATCCTGGCCTCTGCGGTGGACCAGGCGAGGTCGGCGGCGTCCGATATGGCCGATCCCGGGACCGTGGGGGACCACCTGGGTATGCGTATGGATTCGGAGCGTCTGGCCACTCACCTCTTCGTCTGTACTGCTCCGGCCTATCGCGGGTGGGCCTGGGCGGTCACGGTGGCTCGGATCGCTCGTAGCCGTCATGTCACGATCTGTGAGACCCATCTTGTCCCGGGGGAGGAAGCTCTGCTGGCTCCGGACTGGATCCCTTATGCCCAGCGTCTCGAGCCGGGTGATCTCGGGGTCGGTGACGAACTTCCGTACATCGAGGAAGACCAGCATCTCGAGCAGGGGTTTGAAGCCACGGGGGAAGAGGACGTCGACCGGACGGCTTTCCACGAGCTGGGATTGGGTCGGCGCCGAGTGCTTTCCGCGGAGGGGCGGGAAGCAGCGGCGCAGCGTTGGTATGACGGAGATCACGGTCCGTACGCATCCGTGGCGGAGAAAGCCCCTGAGAAATGTTCCAGCTGCGGGTACTACCTGCCCATGGCAGGGACGATGCGGGCGGTCTTCGGGGTGTGCGCGAATGCCTGGTCGCCGAGCGATGGTCGCGTGGTGAGCCTTGACCACGGTTGTGGCGCTCATAGCGAGACGGACGTCGTGGCCGGCCACCCTGTTCCGGTGAGTCGCCCTCTGGCCGATGAGATGCTCTGGGATGCACTCACCGAAGAACGGGTCTGA
- a CDS encoding cold-shock protein has product MPTGKVKFFDEQKGFGFVSCDDGGDDVFVPAKSLPSGVTGLKAGMRLEYSIAAGKRGTQAMQVRVLDPAPSVAAAQHAKHRRSAEEMTVITEDLIKMLDRMSNGFRRGHHPDRKEAQKVAAVLRAVATHLDGA; this is encoded by the coding sequence GTGCCTACTGGCAAGGTGAAGTTCTTCGACGAGCAGAAGGGCTTCGGCTTCGTGTCCTGCGACGACGGCGGTGATGACGTTTTCGTCCCAGCGAAGTCTCTACCAAGTGGCGTGACAGGCCTGAAGGCAGGGATGCGTCTGGAATACAGCATCGCTGCCGGAAAACGGGGCACTCAGGCGATGCAGGTTCGCGTGCTCGACCCGGCTCCGTCGGTGGCCGCGGCACAGCACGCCAAGCACCGGCGCTCGGCCGAGGAAATGACGGTCATCACGGAAGACCTGATCAAGATGCTGGATCGGATGAGCAATGGCTTCCGCCGCGGACATCACCCGGATCGTAAGGAAGCTCAGAAGGTGGCTGCCGTGCTGCGAGCCGTGGCCACGCATCTGGATGGAGCGTGA
- a CDS encoding VOC family protein → MVSIASIAIDCYDAQNLAEFWSAVLHADVLHDADEYVVLDYSPRLSFQNVPEPTPGKNRVHIDIESEDLASDTERIIALGATMIEQVRMNGGRWNVLADPEGNHFCLAGPFDHEHP, encoded by the coding sequence ATGGTGTCCATCGCCTCTATCGCTATCGACTGCTACGACGCCCAAAACCTCGCCGAGTTCTGGAGCGCGGTGCTACACGCTGACGTCCTCCACGACGCAGACGAATACGTCGTTCTCGACTACTCCCCCCGGCTGTCCTTCCAGAACGTACCCGAGCCGACCCCCGGAAAGAATCGCGTGCACATCGACATCGAGAGCGAAGACCTCGCCTCCGACACCGAACGCATCATCGCCCTCGGCGCCACGATGATCGAGCAGGTCCGGATGAACGGCGGCCGGTGGAACGTCCTCGCCGACCCAGAAGGCAACCACTTCTGCCTCGCCGGGCCTTTCGACCACGAACATCCCTGA
- a CDS encoding endonuclease/exonuclease/phosphatase family protein, which produces MRKVRSWLLGISAAMVLLASTVWWWDLTGPVPMVQPLYPVVGPLAVMVLAVCAGLRYWRSAAAVMLSLILYATAMGPTVLPLTGDIAADPSSTGAKPLRILAANTEFGQIDVTALKHLVESKQTDVVVLTEAGPQFVPHARQALKVRLPHDSGPTLGGAGGTIVFSRFPMKVLDADNTDHSKPQQPVVRLDVGGRPVTLRGIHPRSPSSATKLPQWRADLAGLAQWQRGQQGAVVMVGDFNSSWAHPAFREVAEGFDDALRVTGQAWEPTWPVHHLIPAFAQIDHVLSRGLGVRDAQVLRIPRTDHLAVAVELTVP; this is translated from the coding sequence GTGAGGAAAGTGCGGTCCTGGCTGTTGGGAATCTCGGCAGCCATGGTGCTGCTGGCCTCGACGGTGTGGTGGTGGGATCTGACCGGTCCGGTGCCGATGGTGCAGCCTTTGTACCCGGTGGTGGGTCCCCTGGCAGTGATGGTGTTGGCGGTCTGTGCCGGTCTGCGGTACTGGCGGTCGGCAGCGGCTGTCATGTTGTCCTTGATCCTGTACGCGACGGCGATGGGTCCGACGGTGCTCCCCCTGACGGGGGATATTGCTGCGGATCCGTCGTCGACCGGCGCCAAGCCCTTGCGGATCCTGGCAGCCAACACCGAGTTCGGTCAGATCGATGTGACGGCTCTGAAGCATCTCGTGGAGTCGAAACAGACAGATGTGGTCGTGCTGACCGAGGCCGGTCCCCAGTTCGTTCCTCATGCGCGTCAGGCTTTGAAGGTTCGCCTTCCGCATGACTCAGGCCCAACTTTGGGCGGTGCCGGTGGGACCATCGTGTTCTCCCGCTTTCCGATGAAAGTATTGGATGCGGACAACACCGATCACAGCAAACCGCAGCAGCCTGTAGTACGTCTTGATGTCGGAGGCCGGCCGGTGACGCTCCGGGGAATTCATCCGCGTTCACCGAGTTCGGCGACGAAGCTTCCGCAATGGCGCGCCGATCTGGCTGGGCTGGCGCAGTGGCAGCGCGGTCAGCAGGGCGCGGTGGTCATGGTCGGTGATTTCAATTCCAGTTGGGCACATCCTGCTTTCCGGGAGGTGGCCGAGGGCTTCGACGACGCTCTTCGGGTCACAGGGCAGGCGTGGGAGCCGACGTGGCCGGTGCATCATCTGATTCCGGCGTTCGCGCAGATCGATCATGTTCTCTCGCGCGGGCTGGGGGTGCGTGACGCCCAGGTGTTGCGGATCCCTCGAACGGATCATCTGGCGGTTGCCGTTGAGCTGACGGTGCCCTGA